Proteins from a genomic interval of Alphaproteobacteria bacterium:
- a CDS encoding protein TolR has translation MCMSGSKKPKIMVAQMSRLRRNKSDLSIQLTPMIDVMTVLLAVFMVTTPMMTTGIDLELPRAGASAMTGNDHAIQISVDSNGRYFLAEMELPRDEIVKRAIAMRGENPNLTIMISGDTHADYGAVMSMMGKLKDSGFQKVGLRTQPE, from the coding sequence ATGTGCATGTCGGGAAGTAAAAAACCAAAAATAATGGTGGCGCAGATGTCTAGATTAAGACGTAATAAGTCAGATTTGTCAATTCAATTAACGCCAATGATTGACGTTATGACGGTGTTGTTGGCGGTGTTTATGGTGACAACGCCTATGATGACAACGGGGATTGATTTAGAATTGCCGCGTGCGGGTGCGTCTGCGATGACGGGTAATGACCATGCAATTCAAATCAGCGTTGATTCAAATGGACGGTATTTCCTGGCAGAAATGGAATTGCCACGCGACGAAATTGTAAAGCGCGCGATTGCCATGCGTGGGGAAAATCCGAACCTGACCATTATGATTAGCGGGGATACACATGCGGACTATGGCGCAGTGATGAGTATGATGGGCAAATTAAAAGATTCAGGTTTTCAAAAAGTTGGACTGCGTACACAACCAGAATAA
- a CDS encoding HD domain-containing protein translates to MSVDRIVDFFQIAEKLECEYRLTRMSDGAPQAVASHSWNMAMMAMVLKPYLKVPVNIERVYELCLLHDLPEAIAHDVPLHEQTDEVRAKKHMDEIAAVNQIVRLLGSDEIRARFDEYDMRASAESRLVKALDVLDTAVQHMCAQDLAYIGSFADNFYWKMFFSPDFAAFFDFEPVIRGVFDEVKQRVARRLKDELNIDAGDFVK, encoded by the coding sequence ATGTCAGTTGATAGGATTGTTGACTTTTTTCAAATCGCAGAAAAGTTAGAGTGCGAATATCGCCTGACACGGATGAGTGATGGCGCGCCCCAGGCGGTTGCGTCGCATTCGTGGAATATGGCGATGATGGCAATGGTGTTGAAACCATATTTGAAAGTGCCAGTAAATATAGAGCGCGTGTATGAATTATGCTTGCTGCATGATTTGCCAGAGGCAATTGCGCATGATGTGCCGCTGCACGAACAGACAGATGAAGTGCGCGCAAAAAAACACATGGACGAAATAGCCGCGGTAAATCAGATTGTACGGTTGCTGGGCAGTGACGAAATTCGGGCGCGATTTGATGAATATGATATGCGGGCAAGTGCAGAATCAAGACTGGTCAAGGCGTTAGATGTTCTGGATACGGCAGTCCAACACATGTGCGCCCAGGATTTGGCATACATTGGCAGTTTTGCAGACAATTTTTATTGGAAAATGTTTTTTAGCCCCGATTTCGCCGCATTTTTTGATTTCGAGCCTGTGATACGTGGCGTCTTTGATGAAGTAAAGCAACGGGTTGCGCGACGGTTGAAAGACGAACTGAATATAGACGCAGGTGATTTTGTAAAATGA
- a CDS encoding 4-hydroxybenzoyl-CoA thioesterase: MKTHIFPFTIAYADTDAEGIVYHARYLEIAERARMNWLRGHVVAGDDIGFVIRELNIKYIQPLRAADEFVVETQMVDVGAATVKIEQKFVKDGNICAIINLKVAYLGADMRPKRIPAEFIDGLI, encoded by the coding sequence ATGAAGACTCATATTTTTCCATTTACAATTGCGTACGCGGATACAGATGCCGAAGGGATTGTTTATCATGCACGATATCTGGAAATCGCAGAACGGGCGCGTATGAATTGGTTGCGCGGGCATGTTGTGGCGGGCGACGACATTGGATTTGTGATTCGCGAATTAAATATTAAGTATATTCAACCACTGCGTGCCGCAGATGAATTTGTTGTTGAAACGCAAATGGTGGATGTTGGGGCGGCAACTGTAAAAATTGAACAAAAGTTCGTGAAAGATGGGAACATTTGTGCTATAATAAACCTTAAGGTTGCGTATTTGGGGGCGGATATGCGCCCAAAACGAATACCAGCAGAATTTATTGATGGGTTGATATAA
- the ruvB gene encoding Holliday junction branch migration DNA helicase RuvB, with product MNKERFLDANIPDDMAATIRPRSLGDFIGHDSLKQNLSVFISGARSRGEAMDHVLLYGPPGLGKTTLAHIVANELGTNFRATAAPMLTKQGDLAAILTALEPMDVLFIDEIHRLPTAIEEVLYSAMEDFKLDIMLGEGPSAKSVRIDLPPFTLVGATTRTGLLSNPLRDRFGIDLRLTFYSPADLAKIIMRSANILGTPIDPDGALMLARSARGTPRIANRLLKRARDFACALGKNQITADTIKTTLFQLHIDECGLDEIDREYMNMIIKFYAGGPVGVENLAAALSEPSDTIEDVIEPYLMQLGFVQRTPRGRVITEAGYKHLGLEK from the coding sequence ATGAACAAAGAACGGTTTTTGGACGCAAATATCCCAGATGATATGGCGGCGACCATTCGTCCGCGATCGCTGGGGGATTTTATTGGACATGATAGTCTGAAACAAAATTTGTCGGTGTTTATTTCGGGGGCGCGCAGTCGTGGCGAAGCCATGGATCACGTGTTGCTGTATGGACCGCCGGGGCTGGGAAAAACGACGTTGGCACATATTGTGGCAAATGAATTGGGAACGAATTTTCGTGCGACAGCCGCGCCTATGTTGACCAAGCAAGGCGATTTGGCGGCGATATTGACCGCGCTAGAACCAATGGATGTGTTGTTCATTGATGAAATTCATCGTCTGCCAACCGCAATCGAAGAAGTTCTGTATTCCGCGATGGAGGATTTTAAATTAGACATTATGTTGGGCGAAGGGCCCAGCGCGAAAAGTGTGCGTATCGACCTGCCTCCGTTTACGTTGGTGGGGGCAACGACGCGGACGGGATTGCTGTCGAATCCGTTGCGCGACCGTTTTGGGATTGATTTACGGTTGACGTTCTATTCGCCGGCGGATTTGGCGAAAATTATTATGCGCAGTGCGAATATTTTGGGAACGCCGATTGACCCAGACGGGGCATTGATGTTGGCGCGGTCGGCGCGCGGGACACCACGTATTGCGAACAGATTGTTAAAGCGTGCGCGCGATTTTGCATGTGCGTTGGGAAAAAATCAAATAACCGCCGATACGATTAAAACTACCCTGTTCCAATTACATATTGACGAATGTGGGCTGGATGAAATCGACCGCGAATATATGAATATGATTATCAAGTTCTATGCCGGTGGACCGGTTGGGGTTGAAAACCTGGCGGCGGCATTGTCAGAACCCAGCGATACGATTGAAGATGTTATTGAGCCATATCTGATGCAGTTGGGGTTTGTTCAACGTACGCCCCGCGGACGTGTGATTACAGAGGCCGGGTATAAGCATCTGGGACTGGAAAAGTAA
- a CDS encoding MotA/TolQ/ExbB proton channel family protein encodes MGNNFSLLSLFTGDIMTVVVSVVLVVFSVMSWAVIVEKFRLWRNQKRNPVKMKPNENLDVFIRPFDKNLWFLSMVSYISPFIGLFGTVWGVMDSFASIGVNQSVSIGVIAPGLAVALGTTALGLIAAIPAAIAYQVYSKKSDDLYERLECACREVKNQK; translated from the coding sequence ATGGGAAATAATTTTTCATTATTAAGTTTATTCACAGGCGATATTATGACAGTTGTGGTGTCGGTCGTACTGGTTGTGTTTAGTGTGATGTCGTGGGCGGTGATTGTTGAAAAGTTTCGCCTGTGGCGTAATCAGAAAAGGAATCCAGTCAAAATGAAGCCGAACGAAAACTTGGATGTCTTTATTCGTCCGTTTGATAAGAATCTGTGGTTTTTGTCGATGGTGTCTTATATTTCGCCATTTATTGGTTTGTTCGGTACAGTTTGGGGGGTTATGGATTCGTTTGCGTCCATTGGCGTGAATCAGTCGGTCAGCATCGGTGTTATCGCCCCAGGTTTGGCGGTGGCGTTGGGGACAACTGCGTTGGGGTTAATTGCGGCGATTCCGGCGGCGATTGCATATCAGGTGTATTCCAAAAAATCTGACGATTTGTATGAACGCCTGGAATGTGCATGTCGGGAAGTAAAAAACCAAAAATAA